The sequence taggtcgtcgcagttcttgaaaagccatagaaatttttctgtgcacgtcagcgagtcggaaactgtggtgaatagtagagggatacgtaagttttgaggctgtatgagttgggttacgatgtttgtttggctgggtagaatttcgcgcacgaatccggttcccgctacttccgtgtgtcggctgcagtatggtgacctccgctgggggtcatttcaaagtgttctttctgggaaaacgagacgACAAACTTCATCTCgttttcacatatgttgtagattataccctcaactccaacatatcgaaatcttgttaattacttttgcaccctgatatattttttgagtcgtcgaaccacctcactttggggtccttaaccatgtaaatccccataggcgaaaaactgtgttctgctacctttaaCCAAAGTgggaattccccagggacggacaacaGCATTAAAtttgactgatatgttaggTACTGACGTCGACTGACTTGAACTATAACATATTTGTTACCGtcagacccgccgttaccatggcaacggccgccaagaccgcgccctatgcttaagtataggacttagtgtgaGCCAATACCCgctctacccccccccctttttccgccgaaaaaaaagactaactcccaaccccaatcactcagaacgttaGAATAAGGTCTGGCAAGCtctttgtagaagaaaaagtcaaccagaatattagatttgttgagataatgagaccaattagcggccccacAGATAGCCTTTGTAcggggccgacacctgtgctaggcgtcgaagtgcaaagttggccatatctcaggaaccatttgggtttctgctctaaaacttggtacggttttatatcttgactagttttattgtatgagcgGAAAataatccaaggtcaagtttgcTTAAAACCAAAGTgggaattccccagggacggacaacaGCATTAAAtttgactgatatgttaggTACTGACGTCGACTGACTTGAACTATAACATATTTGTTACCGtcagacccgccgttaccatggcaacggccgccaagaccgcgccctatgcttaagtataggacttagtgtgaGCCAATACCcgctctaccccccccccctttttccgccgaaaaaaaagactaactcccaaccccaatcactcagaacgttaGAATAAGGTCTGGCAAGCtctttgtagaagaaaaagtcaaccagaatattagatttgttgagataatgagaccaattagcggccccacAGATAGCCCTTGTAcggggccgacacctgtgctaggcgtcgaagtgcaaagttggccatatctcaggaaccatttgggtttctgctctaaaacttggtacggttttatatcttgactagttttattgtatgagcggaaaaaaatccaaggtcaagtttgcttaaggtcgcataacacagtatttatgggcgacccccgtggacataagtagatcgggcacaaaataggtcgtcgcagttcttgaaaagccatagaaatttttctgtgcacgtcagcgagtcggaaactgtggtgaatagtagagggatacgtaagttttgaggctgtatgagttgggttacgatgtttgtttggctgggtagaatttcgcgcacgaatccggttcccgctacttccgtgtgtcggctgcagtatggtgacctccgctgggggtcatttcaaagtgttctttctgggaaaacgagacgACAAACTTCATCTCgttttcacatatgttgtagattataccctcaactccaacatatcgaaatcttgttaattacttttgcaccctgatatattttttgagtcgtcgaaccacctcactttggggtccttaaccatgtaaatccccataggcgaaaaactgtgttctgctaccataaGAAAGACGCTAAAATTGCAGTCCGGGGGCCTTATCCATTCCGGGACAACCAGCGTTATTATTTTGCTGCCTGGTGTAAATATCCACATGTATACGATATAAATTAGCTTCCGATCAATGTAACATATCTAAATCAACACAACTACATCTTGTAGATTAATTTCTGCTTTTCTAGATTTACAAAACTATTTATTTAAGTTGGAGACTCACTTACTTTTATTCAGGCATTTATATCGCAATACAGGACACGGGCAAGAACATCACTGAGGCATGATGGGAAGAGCGAGGCCCCATTTCACAGAGGAAAGAAGTGGGGAGGGCGGAGTTCTTAAAATTTTGTCGTCTGCCAAAGTTCTGGTAGCGTTTCTGACTGGAATTTGCCAGTTTCAACAATGAAGAGGATCGTAAGCAAAGGAGACGCACCTTACTACTATTTGAAAGTGTTACTGTAAGCAGGAGTTCTTTTGATTTTGTACTTTGGGAACTTGAGCGATAAGCTGCAGGAGGCTATCTGCCGATAACTCATAATCTTTtttcgctgtggctattgacacactcagtgtgtctatagcctaaacaggctattgacacaccgagatgcgaGACTCGTCACATGATTTTCACATGACCAATCAGAGCTGGTAACATGATTTTCCCGCCATTATTCGTCTCTCGCTCGCTCGTCAGGCTCTCGTCTTTACCCGAGCCATCATGGCGCTGGATGCGGGCGCCGAATTTTCTGATTGGGCCGAGTTTTTGGCGGCGCTTGCAGCGTTTCAGGAAGCCAACCATGTTGAGCTGAGTATAGTGACTTCCAAGACGGTGTTGAATGAGAATAGGAAGCTGCCGGACAGCGTTGACAAGTTTCCGGAGGAGCATGTCTACAGGGCAGCAAAGTTTGGATGTATTCATCATGGCAAACCACGATCAAGGAGCACGGGGATTCGTGGGAATCAGTCGTAAGTACACATTCATTGAACATAGCTTCAATCATAGCTCAGGAATTTCTCGatgccatgtaacgttacatcattagCAACAGACATTATCAAAAGTGCGATGTTATACTCGAGCCGTGAAACGAACCTCCTtggggaaacaaaatggcgggcTAGGCCAGTCTGGACTGGCCTAGGCCGCCTCCGAGACTTAAATCCATATTAGCCAAGGGTACTGTATTAAACTGGacattttctgacatcaaaAAATTACAAGCCTAAAAATCAGCTTTGTAGCGGGGTATTTATTAACTTGAATTTCTGTTAACATGTTTTCAACACAACGGTCCTATTATCAGCCACATGATTAACGTAACctaatggggaggggggcgtttacCTCTACCTTAGAGAACCTGTATCGTTTAATAGACGTTACTTTGGCTTCGACATCGAAATCAGAACTGTGTGCTATGTTTACCTGCCCTGTAAACTCATTATTGGCAGGATCACCCTGGCTAATGTTCAGCCTCTGGATCTGCAGTTTGACAAGAACCCCATGCATGCTAAGGAACCAAGAGTTAcctaaaatagtacggataacttgttgaaggagaggtaaaaagccttacttgaggggcagccagataaaacctgtgctgcgtggtcacggaaagtgtcgactctgagactgtatggtttggattgtgaaagttttctatttcgtgtatgAATGTGCCCCATTACGCAACTTATATACAGTTCTTGTGGGTGGAACAGTCAAAGGTCTTGCTCAACAACTACAGTATATTTCGTACACTTATATGGTGTGTTTCGTACGCCGACATTTGTTTGCTTAGCTCAAAATATCTCATCTTTTGTTACAATGAAATAATATGACAAGAAACTTGAGCTGTATGAGTCCTGCAGGCTTTAATACACTGATGCTTGTGCACATTTTTATGCAGGGCACCCATGTGGAGTTTTGTAACATTtgatacacatgcaaaattgttACCTTTATTTTGACCAACCACAAGCAGTTATACCAAGTAGCATTTGACAAATAAAAATTAGgttttttgaaatttttgaaaGCAAttaaatgttgtacatgtattcctggATTGAACTGGATAGACAATAAAAGTAGATAATCTTACATCTGTTACTGTATTAGTAGACTTGCCCTCCCTTCGTTCATTCATTGACTCTGTCCATTTTTTTATGTTACAGAAGCTTCAGAATGGGATGTCCGGCAGAGATCTACGTGTCCTCAGACCGCAAGAAAGGAAAACTTGTCATCAAAACCTTCAACAACAACCATAACCATGAGGTCAATGAAGATGTCAGGAAGTTTTACCCTTCACAGCGAAGATTAGATGGAGACCTTCTTGAAGAAGCCCGTAAGCTCACCAGGTTAAAGGTGGATGTGAAACGTCTGAAAGATCACATACACAGTTCTAGTGGGAAACTAACCACCCTTAAGGATCTCCACAACCTGAGAACAAGTCTCGATCCAAAGGAGACAGAAGGGGAAGCAGTCCTCCGAGCTCTGCAGGACTTTCTCAATAGCGACAAAGGTGCCAAGGTGGCTGTGGTGCAGAAACCCGATAAGACTCTGGATGCTCTATACATCCAAACATCAGCAATGGCCAGTTCTTTCCAGAAATTCCCCGAAGTAATATTCATGGACAGCACATACAAGACAAACAACCTCAACATGCCTCTATTTACTATCACTGTTATGGATGGAGATGGCGTTGGGCAGCCGGTTGGTTATGTTATTCTGACAGACGAAACCAAATCATCCATTGTAACAGCACTACAGCTTTTCTTACAACACAACCCTCAATCAGCTGCTGTACGAACTGTCATTATAGACAAGGACCCTTCAGAAATTGCAGCAGTGTCTGAGGTACTACCACATGCAGATGTTATCATATGCCTATTCCATACCATGAAAGCGCTAAAAGAGGCAGCAAGGCAGCATGTCAAGGACCGAGAGGTACATGAGGAGGTGACCAAGTTGATTAAGAAGCTGGCCTATTCTCTGACAGAGGAATCCTATGATGAAGCATTTGGTGAACTGGTGAGCCTAGAAGGAGCTGAAGGCTTTGCTGGGTACTATACCCGCCAGTGGCACAACATCAGGACGCAATGGGTCAAATGTTTCACAGACAGGTACACAAACTATGGGAACCGCACCAACAACCGTGTGGAAAGCAGCCACGACAAACTGAAGAAGTTGCTAAGAGGCAAAGTAACCCTATCTAAGCTTGTTAGAAATCTTGTTCTCTTCTCTTCCACTAAGGCTTCTCAGTCAAGCGTACGGGGATTCAATGAGCAGATGAAAGTACCAACTGGGAGAACATGCCCCATTGAGAATGCATACATGATGGAATACACCACATATGCAGGTAAAGTTATTTGCCAGCAACTTTCCTTGGCGAGGCTAGGAAAGTACAAAGTCAAGAGAGAGGAAGATGGCAGCTTCTCTGTTGGTATTCATGAACGCTCGTACAAGGTtaacaacacatgtacacaatgctCCTGTCACTTTTTGCAGAAGATGGGAATGCCGTGTCGGCATCTGTTTGCAGCCCGAATTGAAGCAGCATTTGAGCTGTTTGACATGTCTCTTGTGGCTGAACGATGGAAAAAGGACACCAAGGCCCATGCAGAAAATGCTGAGCTTGAAACTCAGTCTCAGAATATCATAACATGCGAGACGATTCCTTCCAAACGAGCAAAATCAGCAGCATCGAAATACACAGAAACAATGCAGGTCTGCAAAGAAATTGCTAATGTCAATAGCTTGTGTGGACAGAAGGCATATGACAATCGTATCAAACAGTTGAGATACATGCTTGAATGttacaaatcaaacaaaacagTAACTTGCATCTGCGCAGAAGATGACAATATCGGTATCAGTGAAGATGAAGAGAGCCAGGAAGATGAGGACAGACCCGTAGAGGCAGGTAATCTTCGACCGGTGACATCCCATCAAGATGACACAGACGTCACTGACAGTGAAGATGAAGAGAGCCATGAAGATGAGGACAGTCCCGTAGAGGCAGATAATCTTCGACCGGTGACATCCCATCAAGATGACACAGACGTCACTGATAGTGAAGATGAAGAGAGCCATGAAGATGAGGACAGTCCCGTAGAGGCAGATAATCTTCACCAGGTGTCTACAACAACAAatgaagacaacaacaacagtgaaGATAAAGGAAGCCAGGAAGGTGAGGGCAGTCCCATGGCGGCAGATAATCCTCGCCAGGTGTCTACATCAACAAATGAAGACAACAGCAACAGTGAAGATAAAGGAAGCCAGGAAGGTGAGGGCAGTCCCATAGCGGCAGGTAATCTTCGCCAGGTGTCTACATCAACAAATGAAGACAACAGCAACAGTGAAGATAAAGGAAGCCAGGAAGGTGAGGGCAGTCCCATAGCGGCAGGTAATCCTCGCCAGGTGTCTACAACAACAAatgaagacaacaacaacagtgaaGATAAAGGAAGCCAGGAAGGTGAGGGCAGTCCCATGGCGGCAGATAATCCTCGCCAGGTGTCTACATCAACAAATGAAGACAACAGCAACAGTGAAGATAAAGGAAGCCAGGAAGGTGAGGGCAGTCCCATAGCGGCAGGTAATCTTCGCCAGGTGTCTACATCAACAAATGAAGACAACAGCAAC comes from Branchiostoma floridae strain S238N-H82 chromosome 2, Bfl_VNyyK, whole genome shotgun sequence and encodes:
- the LOC118410003 gene encoding uncharacterized protein LOC118410003 isoform X2, translated to MALDAGAEFSDWAEFLAALAAFQEANHVELSIVTSKTVLNENRKLPDSVDKFPEEHVYRAAKFGCIHHGKPRSRSTGIRGNQSSFRMGCPAEIYVSSDRKKGKLVIKTFNNNHNHEVNEDVRKFYPSQRRLDGDLLEEARKLTRLKVDVKRLKDHIHSSSGKLTTLKDLHNLRTSLDPKETEGEAVLRALQDFLNSDKGAKVAVVQKPDKTLDALYIQTSAMASSFQKFPEVIFMDSTYKTNNLNMPLFTITVMDGDGVGQPVGYVILTDETKSSIVTALQLFLQHNPQSAAVRTVIIDKDPSEIAAVSEVLPHADVIICLFHTMKALKEAARQHVKDREVHEEVTKLIKKLAYSLTEESYDEAFGELVSLEGAEGFAGYYTRQWHNIRTQWVKCFTDRYTNYGNRTNNRVESSHDKLKKLLRGKVTLSKLVRNLVLFSSTKASQSSVRGFNEQMKVPTGRTCPIENAYMMEYTTYAGKVICQQLSLARLGKYKVKREEDGSFSVGIHERSYKVNNTCTQCSCHFLQKMGMPCRHLFAARIEAAFELFDMSLVAERWKKDTKAHAENAELETQSQNIITCETIPSKRAKSAASKYTETMQVCKEIANVNSLCGQKAYDNRIKQLRYMLECYKSNKTVTCICAEDDNIGISEDEESQEDEDRPVEAGNLRPVTSHQDDTDVTDSEDEESHEDEDSPVEADNLRPVTSHQDDTDVTDSEDEESHEDEDSPVEADNLHQVSTTTNEDNNNSEDKGSQEGEGSPMAADNPRQVSTSTNEDNSNSEDKGSQEGEGSPIAAGNLRQVSTSTNEDNSNSEDKGSQEGEGSPIAAGNPRQVSTTTNEDNNNSEDKGSQEGEGSPMAADNPRQVSTSTNEDNSNSEDKGSQEGEGSPIAAGNLRQVSTSTNEDNSNSEDKGSQEGEGSPIAAGNLRQVSTSTNEDNSNSEDKGSQEGEGSPIAAGNLRQVSTTTNEDNNNSEDKGSQEGEGSPIAADNLRQVSTSTNEDNSNSEDKGSQEGEGSPIAADNPRQVSTSTNEDNSNSEDKGSQEGEGSPIAAGNLRQVSTTPDEDNTNSHVGQDKKTQFAACTVSFRHLPPLLKLPPKVQVRGRPKDCKKSVNKRFKVEKPSTRKQQRGKKRYTEENTDHSESEEPLRKKPKDDTVKQALAEAMNLMKDMPKGKLVVGNVSLNTSDMKRLLPGQWLHDKLVTAFLDLLGKLYPGQVLSLPPQLAQVWDSHKPRYSAWLYEKICFASYKFVLLPVCHHDHWMLLVANVADRTVAIVNSSRSFDKYMSQFQLKWQHYMTRRSRDVEPQLSSWTNTTLPSSRQHDGNSCGVFVLMNAESIARGRELKCMGHKDVPSFQKHVIYQLLANSEQDGNCAMLENCTFPLATSWILCGHCHQWLHLECAGFSKKPRGTYVCDACSERIAACQCVSHARV
- the LOC118410003 gene encoding uncharacterized protein LOC118410003 isoform X1, whose amino-acid sequence is MALDAGAEFSDWAEFLAALAAFQEANHVELSIVTSKTVLNENRKLPDSVDKFPEEHVYRAAKFGCIHHGKPRSRSTGIRGNQSSFRMGCPAEIYVSSDRKKGKLVIKTFNNNHNHEVNEDVRKFYPSQRRLDGDLLEEARKLTRLKVDVKRLKDHIHSSSGKLTTLKDLHNLRTSLDPKETEGEAVLRALQDFLNSDKGAKVAVVQKPDKTLDALYIQTSAMASSFQKFPEVIFMDSTYKTNNLNMPLFTITVMDGDGVGQPVGYVILTDETKSSIVTALQLFLQHNPQSAAVRTVIIDKDPSEIAAVSEVLPHADVIICLFHTMKALKEAARQHVKDREVHEEVTKLIKKLAYSLTEESYDEAFGELVSLEGAEGFAGYYTRQWHNIRTQWVKCFTDRYTNYGNRTNNRVESSHDKLKKLLRGKVTLSKLVRNLVLFSSTKASQSSVRGFNEQMKVPTGRTCPIENAYMMEYTTYAGKVICQQLSLARLGKYKVKREEDGSFSVGIHERSYKVNNTCTQCSCHFLQKMGMPCRHLFAARIEAAFELFDMSLVAERWKKDTKAHAENAELETQSQNIITCETIPSKRAKSAASKYTETMQVCKEIANVNSLCGQKAYDNRIKQLRYMLECYKSNKTVTCICAEDDNIGISEDEESQEDEDRPVEAGNLRPVTSHQDDTDVTDSEDEESHEDEDSPVEADNLRPVTSHQDDTDVTDSEDEESHEDEDSPVEADNLHQVSTTTNEDNNNSEDKGSQEGEGSPMAADNPRQVSTSTNEDNSNSEDKGSQEGEGSPIAAGNLRQVSTSTNEDNSNSEDKGSQEGEGSPIAAGNPRQVSTTTNEDNNNSEDKGSQEGEGSPMAADNPRQVSTSTNEDNSNSEDKGSQEGEGSPIAAGNLRQVSTSTNEDNSNSEDKGSQEGEGSPIAAGNLRQVSTSTNEDNSNSEDKGSQEGEGSPIAAGNLRQVSTTTNEDNNNSEDKGSQEGEGSPIAADNLRQVSTSTNEDNSNSEDKGSQEGEGSPIAADNPRQVSTSTNEDNSNSEDKGSQEGERSPIMGMDIRYLTLRIRWPWSDTDSKDGTDSEDEESHEDEDSPVEADNLRPVTSHQDDTDVTDSEDEESHEDEDSPEEADNLRPVTSHQDDTDVTDSEDEESHEDEDSPVEADNLRPVTSHQDDTDVTDSEDEESHEDEDSPVEADNLRPVTSHQDDTDVTDSEDEESHEDEDSPVEADNLRPVTSHQDDTDVTDSEDEESHEDEDSPVEADNLRPVTSHQDDTDVTDSEDEGSQEGEGSPIAAGNLRQVSTTPDEDNTNSHVGQDKKTQFAACTVSFRHLPPLLKLPPKVQVRGRPKDCKKSVNKRFKVEKPSTRKQQRGKKRYTEENTDHSESEEPLRKKPKDDTVKQALAEAMNLMKDMPKGKLVVGNVSLNTSDMKRLLPGQWLHDKLVTAFLDLLGKLYPGQVLSLPPQLAQVWDSHKPRYSAWLYEKICFASYKFVLLPVCHHDHWMLLVANVADRTVAIVNSSRSFDKYMSQFQLKWQHYMTRRSRDVEPQLSSWTNTTLPSSRQHDGNSCGVFVLMNAESIARGRELKCMGHKDVPSFQKHVIYQLLANSEQDGNCAMLENCTFPLATSWILCGHCHQWLHLECAGFSKKPRGTYVCDACSERIAACQCVSHARV